A region from the Acyrthosiphon pisum isolate AL4f chromosome A1, pea_aphid_22Mar2018_4r6ur, whole genome shotgun sequence genome encodes:
- the LOC100169510 gene encoding structure-specific endonuclease subunit slx1 — protein MAEEIEHFYGVYLLYCLNEKSKGKTYIGYTKDPNRRIKQHNKGVKSGGARKTSLRGPWEMVLIVHGFPNDISALRFEWAWQNPKTSRRLKHIALKSRTEKAYDYCIRILSEMLHVGPWNRLALNVRWLNMHYRLDFSDDKFPPMHMSICQGPVVCKKPVSPNDLSSLDSSKSQICVLCARNCCAESLLNCLDPDCQAVTHIQCLAKRFLGSSDHIIPIDGECPACGIRVLWGDLIRRKNGCYKNLIAAGR, from the exons atggcCGAagaaatagaacatttttacgGAGTATACCTACTGTACTGTTTGAATGAAAAGAGCAAAGGAAAAACTTACATTGGCTATACCAAGGATCCAAATCGCCGAATAAAACAACACAACAAAGGTGTCAAAAGCGGAGGAGCCAGAAAAACCAGTCTTCGTGGGCCatg GGAAATGGTTTTGATAGTACACGGATTTCCCAACGATATATCAGCATTAAGA tttgaatgGGCATGGCAAAATCCCAAGACATCCAGACGATTGAAACACATAGCACTAAAATCGAGAACTGAAAAAGCATATGACTATTGTATTCGCATACTTTCTGAAATGCTGCATGTAGGTCCATGGAATCGTCTAGCTTTAAATGTCCGGTGGCTGAACATGCATTATCGACTCGACTTCAGT GACGATAAATTTCCACCGATGCACATGTCTATATGTCAAGGACCAGTTGTATGTAAGAAACCTGTGTCGCCAAATGATCTTAGCTCTTTGGACAGCAGTAAAAGTCAAATATGTGTTTTGTGTGCACGTAATTGTTGTGCAGAAAGTCTACTAAATTGTTTAGATCCAGATTGTCAAGCAGTCACACATATTCAGTGTCTTGCAAAGCGATTCTTAGGATCATCTGATCATATTATACCAATAGATGGTGAATGTCCAGCATGTGGCATCCGTGTTCTATGGGGTGATTTAATTCGGCGAAAAAATGGatgctataaaaatttaattgctGCCGGcagataa